The Astatotilapia calliptera chromosome 14, fAstCal1.2, whole genome shotgun sequence genome includes a region encoding these proteins:
- the sphkap gene encoding A-kinase anchor protein SPHKAP isoform X1, with translation MIQSCGMTQLAGLHIGLLRPFSHFLAHQPKDLEQLPLSNFQSSAMFEGSESIEVEGGSTESAVPSSISACKKVLCSNSVLDSSEYWLRNEKALCRLGLLDDDMEGGCTMVCFVNLDPQKTDCRDDKSVKKLASVSPDLPKLVELLTVHQPKENEILLLGGLEATEACQAHPHPSAQGGQRCTGVCLLQCSGKSQPGSIIFEINKFLIGLQWGKERQCQQGKAAGQRLDDDTNRSISSIEEDFLTASEHLGDDSEDDGFRNEPESGDLGESVPEAAQKHCVRLASHRGQLARHQQREDAEVKKEGHQRASIQTKESAGYYATNLAESVLQDAFIRLSQDETSFASEAAISVSLSSCPPNFKSPSKTKQPSQQRTCSFELPKIVIVQSPDSSDGAAEWPENQVPHVPDHATKTGEKQQNETQAHNPHDNGGHVSKHVEVALACAANVIGTITTPQLTEQLAMESASEEDVNEELQEPEDKEEYSFSSAMCGMAQVAGAVAAVDLMEEPGDGGDSDTDPAEIYTASRGLMSAAEASAAFTLHCSVAEGTSVEAFRANIAEVLHREAAEVLTQPQGYRSVAHLLETTHNKIVDGITFSKKSYTDEREVDELINEVADSLFKHALEKAKKKKELEGTGKEAPSFQVFLQDSVNNLLFDILCLTQKKISHISTCDQGSCDTREGDACVKEPANIKEDAKDPLSQLQCLFGHNENLSGVLHCTDKLSTVAGLKEKYALEEGDVIASSSAANIKEQQQQSLCRQTQSKPTSLPAKDFSDSQQGSGAIREPLSEIPVQVTERRGRLGTGSDSRQASLTPQSSLNSFRIDSESRTPITCYADDLASTVVSMATELAAICLENSTGKQPWFCALKGSSAEVPEGYLIPACRTVLRRKEGQNSNSASRKHRAPRLSEIKRKTEEQPELMERLVNRVVDESVNPDEPQDPFALFASEVTARILNCPELNVVDTSKTGQQRSRLQCERWSRGKASSYESIPEEDTDPSGTPNTLGPGSRLGQNLSRGSSISKQSSCESITDEFSRFMVNQMETEGRGFDLLLDYYAGKNASSILAAAVQQAASKKNGHLNVRASSCLSKQSSTESITEEFYRFMLRDMDKENKEYGIAKTKEWSNSLFPPPLRTPFCIRQSSVPDRRSSDSRLTVNSPIKANSFDGFARNVHGDTLNIFPTNSVSATGLCKSDSCLYQRGKTDQITDMLIHETWSSSIESLMRKNKIIADPEDSIDLEAAGDSQPHVQQFANRLAADIVDIGKSALGGQQDVGGGTPGSHPQAHMPVGERRRGFKQSHLRCSRSRSSQEQAGSIGGSDSGSACIRGPRNVPLIHIEGDQRDEETVSNPERTGGHQEVSSDTPATKHTERAPTNSSSSDRDRTAVAAVVKRDKRSMSASSEESMGSWSHITPEDDPHEETSSFIHLSEGNGTSSTSSLGLVDLDSFSDVPSQSTVIHEETERCHLAGAKETVFESSSARTAGDRSIRELLVVNCDLEPECMDLELRVALQWIAASELGLPALYFRKSKEKRVAKFLRVVHLMSQKAWRIADLFDAVVQFCKMHEKAEEAGKSLQSSLFDWLLETL, from the exons TAACTTCCAGTCGTCTGCCATGTTTGAAGGCTCAGAGTCTATCGAGGTGGAGGGAGGCAGCACAGAGAGCGCAGTGCCATCGTCCATCAGCGCCTGTAAGAAG GTTCTGTGCAGTAACAGTGTGCTGGACTCATCGGAGTACTGGCTGAGGAATGAAAAGGCTCTGTGCAGACTGGGCCTGCTGGATGACGACATGGAGGGCGGCTGCACCATG GTCTGTTTTGTAAATCTGGACCCACAGAAAACTGACTGTCGTGATGACAAAAGCGTCAAG AAATTGGCATCTGTGTCTCCAGATCTGCCAAAGCTTGTTGAGTTACTGACCGTCCACCAGCCGAAAGAAAATGAGATCCTACTGCTGGGTGGATTAGAAGCCACAGAAGCTTGCCAAGCGCACCCACACCCCTCAGCTCAG GGTGGGCAGAGATGCACAGGTGTGTGCCTGCTTCAGTGTTCAGGAAAGAGCCAGCCTGGTAGCATCATCTTTGAGATCAACAAGTTCCTGATCGGCCTGCAGTGGGGAAAAGAGCGACAGTGTCAGCAGGGCAAAGCGGCTGGACAGCGCCTTGATGATGACACCAATCGCTCTATCTCGTCCATAGAGGAAGACTTCCTGACGGCCTCAGAACACTTGGGAGATGACAGCGAGGACGACGGCTTCAGAAATG AGCCAGAGAGCGGTGACCTGGGAGAGAGCGTGCCAGAAGCTGCACAGAAACACTGTGTCAGACTTGCAAGTCATCGGGGACAGCTGGCACGTCATCAGCAAAGGGAGGATGCCGAGGTGAAAAAGGAAGGGCATCAGCGAGCAAGCATCCAGACTAAAGAGTCAGCGGGGTACTACGCCACCAATCTGGCAGAGTCGGTACTGCAGGATGCCTTCATACGGCTCTCTCAAGATGAAACCTCCTTTGCCTCAGAGGCAGCCATCAGTGTGTCCCTCTCTAGTTGCCCTCCCAACTTCAAGAGCCCTTCAAAGACTAAACAGCCTTCCCAACAGCGCACCTGCTCTTTTGAACTCCCTAAAATTGTCATTGTTCAGAGCCCAGACAGCTCTGACGGGGCTGCAGAATGGCCGGAGAACCAGGTGCCTCACGTGCCCGATCACGCTACCAAAACTGGAGAAAAGCAACAGAATGAGACGCAGGCTCACAATCCCCATGACAATGGCGGACACGTATCCAAACATGTAGAGGTGGCTTTGGCCTGTGCTGCCAATGTTATTGGCACTATTACTACCCCGCAGCTAACAGAACAGCTCGCCATGGAATCTGCTTCGGAAGAGGACGTCAATGAGGAGCTGCAGGAACCAGAAGATAAAGAAGAGTACTCCTTCTCCTCAGCTATGTGTGGCATGGCTCAGGTAGCCGGCGCTGTCGCAGCTGTGGACTTAATGGAGGAGCCCGGAGACGGCGGCGATTCGGACACAGATCCCGCTGAAATTTACACGGCGTCCCGCGGTCTGATGTCTGCTGCCGAGGCCTCCGCAGCCTTCACGCTGCACTGCAGCGTGGCAGAGGGAACCAGCGTTGAAGCATTTCGTGCCAACATTGCTGAAGTCCTGCATCGGGAAGCAGCTGAAGTGCTGACTCAGCCACAAGGCTACAGGAGTGTAGCCCATCTGCTGGAAACCACGCATAACAAGATAGTAGATGGCATTACGTTTTCCAAAAAAAGCTACACAGATGAAAGGGAGGTGGATGAATTAATAAATGAAGTGGCAGACAGTCTATTCAAGCACGCTTTAGagaaggcaaaaaagaaaaaggaactgGAGGGTACCGGGAAGGAGGCGCCAAGCTTTCAGGTATTTCTGCAAGACAGTGTCAACAATCTGCTGTTTGATATTCTCTGCCTGACACAGAAAAAGATCAGCCACATCTCCACGTGTGACCAAGGGTCATGCGACACACGAGAGGGTGATGCTTGTGTTAAGGAACCTGCTAACATCAAGGAGGATGCCAAGGATCCATTAAGCCAATTACAGTGCTTATTTGGGCATAATGAGAATCTAAGCGGCGTGCTGCACTGCACAGATAAGTTATCCACAGTTGCAGGGCTGAAGGAGAAATATGCGCTTGAGGAAGGTGATGTCATTGCATCGTCCTCGGCAGCAAACATCaaagaacaacagcagcagtcatTGTGCAGGCAAACTCAGTCTAAACCCACTTCCTTGCCAGCCAAAGACTTTTCTGACAGCCAGCAGGGCAGTGGTGCAATCAGAGAGCCTTTAAGTGAAATCCCAGTTCAGGtcacagagaggagaggacgaCTGGGGACAggcagtgacagcagacaggcCTCTCTGACACCTCAGTCCTCCCTGAACTCTTTCAGAATAGACTCAGAGTCCAGGACACCAATTACTTGCTATGCTGATGATTTGGCTTCCACGGTGGTGTCTATGGCCACAGAACTTGCAGCAATCTGTCTAGAAAACTCCACTGGGAAACAGCCCTGGTTCTGTGCCCTTAAAGGGTCCTCTGCTGAAGTCCCCGAGGGTTATTTGATCCCTGCTTGCCGCACAGTACTGAGGAGAAAAGAGGGTCAGAACAGCAATTCAGCTTCCAGAAAACATCGGGCGCCCCGCCTAAgtgaaattaaaaggaaaactgagGAGCAGCCAGAGCTAATGGAGCGGCTGGTCAACCGGGTGGTAGACGAGTCTGTAAACCCTGACGAACCGCAGGACCCATTTGCCCTCTTTGCCTCTGAGGTCACGGCTAGGATCCTGAACTGCCCTGAACTCAATGTGGTGGATACCTCCAAGACAGgccagcagcgcagcagactgCAGTGTGAGAGGTGGAGCCGTGGGAAGGCATCCAGTTATGAGAGCATTCCAGAAGAAGACACAGACCCATCCGGCACACCCAACACTCTGGGCCCGGGCAGCCGGTTAGGTCAGAACTTGAGTCGCGGCAGCTCGATTTCTAAGCAGTCCAGCTGCGAGAGCATCACAGATGAGTTTTCTCGGTTCATGGTTAACCAGATGGAGACAGAGGGCAGAGGCTTTGACCTTCTGTTGGACTACTATGCAGGGAAGAATGCCAGCAGCATCCTGGCTGCTGCTGTACAGCAGGCTGCATCAAAGAAAAACGGCCACCTTAATGTCAGGGCGTCATCGTGCCTGTCTAAACAGTCGAGCACCGAGAGCATCACAGAGGAGTTCTACAGGTTTATGCTTCGGGATATGgataaggaaaacaaagaatatGGCATTGCAAAGACTAAAGAGTGGAGCAACAGCCTGTTCCCACCTCCTCTAAGAACACCCTTCTGTATACGTCAGTCTTCGGTGCCAGACCGGCGCTCCTCAGACTCGCGGCTGACTGTCAACTCGCCCATAAAAGCGAATTCTTTTGATGGATTTGCGCGGAATGTGCACGGGGACACATTAAATATCTTCCCCACCAACTCTGTGTCAGCCACAGGACTGTGCAAGTCAGACTCATGCCTCTATCAGAGGGGTAAGACTGACCAGATTACTGATATGCTAATTCATGAGACCTGGTCAAGCTCTATCGAGTCCTTGATGAGAAAGAACAAGATCATCGCTGATCCTGAAGACAGTATTGATTTGGAAGCTGCAGGAGACTCGCAGCCCCATGTGCAGCAGTTTGCCAATCGCCTGGCAGCTGACATAGTGGATATTGGCAAATCTGCGCTGGGGGGACAGCAAGATGTAGGTGGAGGCACACCTGGGTCACATCCACAGGCGCACATGCCTGTTggtgaaaggaggagggggttcAAGCAATCCCATCTACGCTGTAGCCGAAGTAGGTCGAGCCAGGAGCAAGCTGGCAGCATCGGGGGAAGTGACAGCGGTTCAGCCTGCATAAGGGGCCCCAGAAATGTGCCGCTGATCCACATCGAAGGAGATCAGCGAGATGAAGAAACAGTCTCAAACCCTGAAAGAACAGGGGGACATCAAGAAGTGTCATCAGACACGCCGGCTACCAAGCATACGGAGAGAGCTCCCACCAACAGCAGCAG CAGTGACAGGGACAGGACAGCCGTGGCTGCAGTAGTGAAGAGAGACAAGCGTTCTATGAGTGCTAGCAGTGAAGAGAGCATGGGGAGCTGGTCTCACATAACCCCCGAAGATGACCCCCACGAGGAGACCAGTAGTTTTATCCACCTGAGCGAGGG GAATGGGACCAGCAGCACGTCTAGCTTAGGCCTGGTAGACCTGGATTCTTTTTCTGATGTTCCCTCTCAAAGCACAGTAATCCA cGAGGAGACTGAGAGATGCCACCTGGCAGGAGCCAAAGAGACTGTATTTG AGAGCAGTTCAGCAAGAACAGCAGGCGACAGAAGCATCAGGGAGCTGTTGGTGGTAAACTGTGACCTCGAGCCAGAGTGCATGGACCTGGAGCTGAGAGTGGCTCTACAGTGGATCGCTGCCTCGGAGCTAGGCCTTCCTGCTCTCTACTTCAGGAAGTCCAAAGAGAAGAGAGTTGCAAAG ttccTGAGGGTGGTCCACCTGATGTCTCAGAAGGCGTGGAGGATTGCAGACTTGTTTGACGCTGTGGTTCAGTTCTGTAAGATGCACGAGAAAGCGGAAGAAGCGGGCAAGTCTCTCCAGTCAAGCCTGTTCGATTGGCTTCTGGAGACACTTTAG
- the sphkap gene encoding A-kinase anchor protein SPHKAP isoform X3, which translates to MIQSCGMTQLAGLHIGLLRPFSHFLAHQPKDLEQLPLSNFQSSAMFEGSESIEVEGGSTESAVPSSISACKKVLCSNSVLDSSEYWLRNEKALCRLGLLDDDMEGGCTMVCFVNLDPQKTDCRDDKSVKKLASVSPDLPKLVELLTVHQPKENEILLLGGLEATEACQAHPHPSAQGGQRCTGVCLLQCSGKSQPGSIIFEINKFLIGLQWGKERQCQQGKAAGQRLDDDTNRSISSIEEDFLTASEHLGDDSEDDGFRNEPESGDLGESVPEAAQKHCVRLASHRGQLARHQQREDAEVKKEGHQRASIQTKESAGYYATNLAESVLQDAFIRLSQDETSFASEAAISVSLSSCPPNFKSPSKTKQPSQQRTCSFELPKIVIVQSPDSSDGAAEWPENQVPHVPDHATKTGEKQQNETQAHNPHDNGGHVSKHVEVALACAANVIGTITTPQLTEQLAMESASEEDVNEELQEPEDKEEYSFSSAMCGMAQVAGAVAAVDLMEEPGDGGDSDTDPAEIYTASRGLMSAAEASAAFTLHCSVAEGTSVEAFRANIAEVLHREAAEVLTQPQGYRSVAHLLETTHNKIVDGITFSKKSYTDEREVDELINEVADSLFKHALEKAKKKKELEGTGKEAPSFQVFLQDSVNNLLFDILCLTQKKISHISTCDQGSCDTREGDACVKEPANIKEDAKDPLSQLQCLFGHNENLSGVLHCTDKLSTVAGLKEKYALEEGDVIASSSAANIKEQQQQSLCRQTQSKPTSLPAKDFSDSQQGSGAIREPLSEIPVQVTERRGRLGTGSDSRQASLTPQSSLNSFRIDSESRTPITCYADDLASTVVSMATELAAICLENSTGKQPWFCALKGSSAEVPEGYLIPACRTVLRRKEGQNSNSASRKHRAPRLSEIKRKTEEQPELMERLVNRVVDESVNPDEPQDPFALFASEVTARILNCPELNVVDTSKTGQQRSRLQCERWSRGKASSYESIPEEDTDPSGTPNTLGPGSRLGQNLSRGSSISKQSSCESITDEFSRFMVNQMETEGRGFDLLLDYYAGKNASSILAAAVQQAASKKNGHLNVRASSCLSKQSSTESITEEFYRFMLRDMDKENKEYGIAKTKEWSNSLFPPPLRTPFCIRQSSVPDRRSSDSRLTVNSPIKANSFDGFARNVHGDTLNIFPTNSVSATGLCKSDSCLYQRGKTDQITDMLIHETWSSSIESLMRKNKIIADPEDSIDLEAAGDSQPHVQQFANRLAADIVDIGKSALGGQQDVGGGTPGSHPQAHMPVGERRRGFKQSHLRCSRSRSSQEQAGSIGGSDSGSACIRGPRNVPLIHIEGDQRDEETVSNPERTGGHQEVSSDTPATKHTERAPTNSSRNGTSSTSSLGLVDLDSFSDVPSQSTVIHEETERCHLAGAKETVFESSSARTAGDRSIRELLVVNCDLEPECMDLELRVALQWIAASELGLPALYFRKSKEKRVAKFLRVVHLMSQKAWRIADLFDAVVQFCKMHEKAEEAGKSLQSSLFDWLLETL; encoded by the exons TAACTTCCAGTCGTCTGCCATGTTTGAAGGCTCAGAGTCTATCGAGGTGGAGGGAGGCAGCACAGAGAGCGCAGTGCCATCGTCCATCAGCGCCTGTAAGAAG GTTCTGTGCAGTAACAGTGTGCTGGACTCATCGGAGTACTGGCTGAGGAATGAAAAGGCTCTGTGCAGACTGGGCCTGCTGGATGACGACATGGAGGGCGGCTGCACCATG GTCTGTTTTGTAAATCTGGACCCACAGAAAACTGACTGTCGTGATGACAAAAGCGTCAAG AAATTGGCATCTGTGTCTCCAGATCTGCCAAAGCTTGTTGAGTTACTGACCGTCCACCAGCCGAAAGAAAATGAGATCCTACTGCTGGGTGGATTAGAAGCCACAGAAGCTTGCCAAGCGCACCCACACCCCTCAGCTCAG GGTGGGCAGAGATGCACAGGTGTGTGCCTGCTTCAGTGTTCAGGAAAGAGCCAGCCTGGTAGCATCATCTTTGAGATCAACAAGTTCCTGATCGGCCTGCAGTGGGGAAAAGAGCGACAGTGTCAGCAGGGCAAAGCGGCTGGACAGCGCCTTGATGATGACACCAATCGCTCTATCTCGTCCATAGAGGAAGACTTCCTGACGGCCTCAGAACACTTGGGAGATGACAGCGAGGACGACGGCTTCAGAAATG AGCCAGAGAGCGGTGACCTGGGAGAGAGCGTGCCAGAAGCTGCACAGAAACACTGTGTCAGACTTGCAAGTCATCGGGGACAGCTGGCACGTCATCAGCAAAGGGAGGATGCCGAGGTGAAAAAGGAAGGGCATCAGCGAGCAAGCATCCAGACTAAAGAGTCAGCGGGGTACTACGCCACCAATCTGGCAGAGTCGGTACTGCAGGATGCCTTCATACGGCTCTCTCAAGATGAAACCTCCTTTGCCTCAGAGGCAGCCATCAGTGTGTCCCTCTCTAGTTGCCCTCCCAACTTCAAGAGCCCTTCAAAGACTAAACAGCCTTCCCAACAGCGCACCTGCTCTTTTGAACTCCCTAAAATTGTCATTGTTCAGAGCCCAGACAGCTCTGACGGGGCTGCAGAATGGCCGGAGAACCAGGTGCCTCACGTGCCCGATCACGCTACCAAAACTGGAGAAAAGCAACAGAATGAGACGCAGGCTCACAATCCCCATGACAATGGCGGACACGTATCCAAACATGTAGAGGTGGCTTTGGCCTGTGCTGCCAATGTTATTGGCACTATTACTACCCCGCAGCTAACAGAACAGCTCGCCATGGAATCTGCTTCGGAAGAGGACGTCAATGAGGAGCTGCAGGAACCAGAAGATAAAGAAGAGTACTCCTTCTCCTCAGCTATGTGTGGCATGGCTCAGGTAGCCGGCGCTGTCGCAGCTGTGGACTTAATGGAGGAGCCCGGAGACGGCGGCGATTCGGACACAGATCCCGCTGAAATTTACACGGCGTCCCGCGGTCTGATGTCTGCTGCCGAGGCCTCCGCAGCCTTCACGCTGCACTGCAGCGTGGCAGAGGGAACCAGCGTTGAAGCATTTCGTGCCAACATTGCTGAAGTCCTGCATCGGGAAGCAGCTGAAGTGCTGACTCAGCCACAAGGCTACAGGAGTGTAGCCCATCTGCTGGAAACCACGCATAACAAGATAGTAGATGGCATTACGTTTTCCAAAAAAAGCTACACAGATGAAAGGGAGGTGGATGAATTAATAAATGAAGTGGCAGACAGTCTATTCAAGCACGCTTTAGagaaggcaaaaaagaaaaaggaactgGAGGGTACCGGGAAGGAGGCGCCAAGCTTTCAGGTATTTCTGCAAGACAGTGTCAACAATCTGCTGTTTGATATTCTCTGCCTGACACAGAAAAAGATCAGCCACATCTCCACGTGTGACCAAGGGTCATGCGACACACGAGAGGGTGATGCTTGTGTTAAGGAACCTGCTAACATCAAGGAGGATGCCAAGGATCCATTAAGCCAATTACAGTGCTTATTTGGGCATAATGAGAATCTAAGCGGCGTGCTGCACTGCACAGATAAGTTATCCACAGTTGCAGGGCTGAAGGAGAAATATGCGCTTGAGGAAGGTGATGTCATTGCATCGTCCTCGGCAGCAAACATCaaagaacaacagcagcagtcatTGTGCAGGCAAACTCAGTCTAAACCCACTTCCTTGCCAGCCAAAGACTTTTCTGACAGCCAGCAGGGCAGTGGTGCAATCAGAGAGCCTTTAAGTGAAATCCCAGTTCAGGtcacagagaggagaggacgaCTGGGGACAggcagtgacagcagacaggcCTCTCTGACACCTCAGTCCTCCCTGAACTCTTTCAGAATAGACTCAGAGTCCAGGACACCAATTACTTGCTATGCTGATGATTTGGCTTCCACGGTGGTGTCTATGGCCACAGAACTTGCAGCAATCTGTCTAGAAAACTCCACTGGGAAACAGCCCTGGTTCTGTGCCCTTAAAGGGTCCTCTGCTGAAGTCCCCGAGGGTTATTTGATCCCTGCTTGCCGCACAGTACTGAGGAGAAAAGAGGGTCAGAACAGCAATTCAGCTTCCAGAAAACATCGGGCGCCCCGCCTAAgtgaaattaaaaggaaaactgagGAGCAGCCAGAGCTAATGGAGCGGCTGGTCAACCGGGTGGTAGACGAGTCTGTAAACCCTGACGAACCGCAGGACCCATTTGCCCTCTTTGCCTCTGAGGTCACGGCTAGGATCCTGAACTGCCCTGAACTCAATGTGGTGGATACCTCCAAGACAGgccagcagcgcagcagactgCAGTGTGAGAGGTGGAGCCGTGGGAAGGCATCCAGTTATGAGAGCATTCCAGAAGAAGACACAGACCCATCCGGCACACCCAACACTCTGGGCCCGGGCAGCCGGTTAGGTCAGAACTTGAGTCGCGGCAGCTCGATTTCTAAGCAGTCCAGCTGCGAGAGCATCACAGATGAGTTTTCTCGGTTCATGGTTAACCAGATGGAGACAGAGGGCAGAGGCTTTGACCTTCTGTTGGACTACTATGCAGGGAAGAATGCCAGCAGCATCCTGGCTGCTGCTGTACAGCAGGCTGCATCAAAGAAAAACGGCCACCTTAATGTCAGGGCGTCATCGTGCCTGTCTAAACAGTCGAGCACCGAGAGCATCACAGAGGAGTTCTACAGGTTTATGCTTCGGGATATGgataaggaaaacaaagaatatGGCATTGCAAAGACTAAAGAGTGGAGCAACAGCCTGTTCCCACCTCCTCTAAGAACACCCTTCTGTATACGTCAGTCTTCGGTGCCAGACCGGCGCTCCTCAGACTCGCGGCTGACTGTCAACTCGCCCATAAAAGCGAATTCTTTTGATGGATTTGCGCGGAATGTGCACGGGGACACATTAAATATCTTCCCCACCAACTCTGTGTCAGCCACAGGACTGTGCAAGTCAGACTCATGCCTCTATCAGAGGGGTAAGACTGACCAGATTACTGATATGCTAATTCATGAGACCTGGTCAAGCTCTATCGAGTCCTTGATGAGAAAGAACAAGATCATCGCTGATCCTGAAGACAGTATTGATTTGGAAGCTGCAGGAGACTCGCAGCCCCATGTGCAGCAGTTTGCCAATCGCCTGGCAGCTGACATAGTGGATATTGGCAAATCTGCGCTGGGGGGACAGCAAGATGTAGGTGGAGGCACACCTGGGTCACATCCACAGGCGCACATGCCTGTTggtgaaaggaggagggggttcAAGCAATCCCATCTACGCTGTAGCCGAAGTAGGTCGAGCCAGGAGCAAGCTGGCAGCATCGGGGGAAGTGACAGCGGTTCAGCCTGCATAAGGGGCCCCAGAAATGTGCCGCTGATCCACATCGAAGGAGATCAGCGAGATGAAGAAACAGTCTCAAACCCTGAAAGAACAGGGGGACATCAAGAAGTGTCATCAGACACGCCGGCTACCAAGCATACGGAGAGAGCTCCCACCAACAGCAGCAG GAATGGGACCAGCAGCACGTCTAGCTTAGGCCTGGTAGACCTGGATTCTTTTTCTGATGTTCCCTCTCAAAGCACAGTAATCCA cGAGGAGACTGAGAGATGCCACCTGGCAGGAGCCAAAGAGACTGTATTTG AGAGCAGTTCAGCAAGAACAGCAGGCGACAGAAGCATCAGGGAGCTGTTGGTGGTAAACTGTGACCTCGAGCCAGAGTGCATGGACCTGGAGCTGAGAGTGGCTCTACAGTGGATCGCTGCCTCGGAGCTAGGCCTTCCTGCTCTCTACTTCAGGAAGTCCAAAGAGAAGAGAGTTGCAAAG ttccTGAGGGTGGTCCACCTGATGTCTCAGAAGGCGTGGAGGATTGCAGACTTGTTTGACGCTGTGGTTCAGTTCTGTAAGATGCACGAGAAAGCGGAAGAAGCGGGCAAGTCTCTCCAGTCAAGCCTGTTCGATTGGCTTCTGGAGACACTTTAG